A genomic window from Arvicola amphibius chromosome 5, mArvAmp1.2, whole genome shotgun sequence includes:
- the Nkx2-2 gene encoding homeobox protein Nkx-2.2: protein MSLTNTKTGFSVKDILDLPDTNDEEGSVAEGPEEESEGPEPAKRAGPLGQGALDAVQSLPLKSPFYDSNDNPYTRWLASTEGLQYSLHGLAASAPPQDSSSKSPEPSADESPDNDKETPGGGGDAGKKRKRRVLFSKAQTYELERRFRQQRYLSAPEREHLASLIRLTPTQVKIWFQNHRYKMKRARAEKGMEVTPLPSPRRVAVPVLVRDGKPCHALKAQDLAAATFQAGIPFSAYSAQSLQHMQYNAQYSSASTPQYPTAHPLVQAQQWTW from the exons ATGTCGCTGACCAACACAAAGACGGGGTTTTCAGTCAAGGACATCTTGGACCTTCCGGACACCAACGATGAGGAAGGCTCTGTGGCCGAAGGGCCGGAGGAGGAAAGCGAAGGGCCGGAGCCCGCCAAGAGGGCCGGGCCGCTGGGGCAGGGCGCCCTGGACGCTGTGCAGAGCCTTCCTCTAAAGAGCCCTTTCTACGACAGCAACGACAACCCCTACACTCGCTGGCTGGCCAGCACCGAGGGCCTCCAGTACTCCC TGCACGGGCTGGCGGCCAGCGCTCCCCCTCAAGACTCCAGCTCCAAGTCCCCAGAGCCCTCGGCCGACGAGTCACCGGACAATGACAAGGAGACCCCGGGCGGCGGGGGGGACGCAGGCAAGAAGCGGAAGCGCCGAGTTCTCTTCTCCAAAGCACAGACCTACGAGCTGGAGCGGCGCTTCCGGCAGCAGCGGTACCTGTCCGCGCCCGAGCGCGAGCACCTGGCCAGCCTCATCCGCCTCACGCCCACGCAGGTTAAGATCTGGTTCCAGAACCATCGTTACAAGATGAAGCGTGCCCGGGCCGAGAAAGGTATGGAGGTGACACCCCTGCCCTCGCCGCGCCGCGTGGCCGTGCCCGTCTTGGTCAGGGACGGCAAACCGTGCCACGCGCTCAAAGCCCAGGACCTGGCAGCCGCCACCTTCCAGGCTGGCATCCCCTTTTCCGCCTACAGCGCGCAGTCGCTGCAGCATATGCAGTACAACGCCCAGTACAGCTCGGCCAGCACCCCCCAGTACCCGACAGCACACCCCCTGGTCCAGGCCCAGCAGTGGACTTGGTGA